From Aedes albopictus strain Foshan chromosome 1, AalbF5, whole genome shotgun sequence, one genomic window encodes:
- the LOC134285435 gene encoding uncharacterized protein LOC134285435 — MASDAESTHDQTIMDLTATPCAICGPSTRDEVMVGCDGCSGWFHIRCVGIEEGKLPKKWYCQNKACQEKAQEYQQKQKDAKKQARTRKNGNESDKSSVSSRLVSSSVEAKVRALEEKQKRQYEEMEAELLLQKKEREMQRAFEQRKTELELQMRAEEEEEQRAWRVEMLQKKKEQIQRLKANREPSFEMQMAAMDEELAELSSQKSKPAPKVVKDVSRASPSGKINKNVLKRGKANVKKPTRDYESTDGEDEGDESSDDSDLSTQSSDSPMEARARKSVPRKTCKKVGSVSQNGLGKQQTGPTKAQLAARMGLTYKLPKFSGKPAQWPLFYAAYKVSNDVCGYMNHENLMRLQEALEGDALELVSGQLLLPETIPQVIEKLRRHFGRPEQLLQCLLDKVNRLEPPRPDNLRSFVPFGNTVEQLCGHLEAADLRQHLVNPLLIKSLVAKLPDREKREWVHYRRGRGETTLRTLTDFLMDIVADACEANVDAEFNPPPSSESDSQSEEESSNEAGLYCHCEASSSTYNTSEESKLKPCKMCQSKDHRLQHCADFKKLRYDERLKLVTHEKLCHVCLNEHDGQCKLKIRCNIGDCREFHNSLMHPVGNTVGLSAPIRTNCTVLFRIVPVQLHCGGRTVSVLAFLDEGASVTLVEKKLADRLGAVGVQERLTIRWTGNTSRVEDSRRMSLWASGTGAAAGGKMLLHTVHTVDKLMLPHQRLDSEEFAAQYEHMRGLPIESYDGQPQLLIGVNNIHAFVPVEAKVGTPMEPIAVCTKLGWTVYGPRQQTPAAADNYLGYHRQVTNEDLPPESYFASKESVVTISRGTVAKKWAQRIRERTTQLVGDRCEAESLSKTRRQEITTCRHPDRSGKIATNMAVLVPNARRQAEQQNRRVRNPKRDDQLAGSSTVPGKGKTDDTDAFDSEGESPRSDQGSKWGSAFSARFSTRHRGELLPQLYEEKRPSRKLVASGAKPEEVKIDGRKEKCVVMRALDEGRKLSGEILPTTLAEAAGSGSIQQAVDECNYSWSTGNPGSVLDGSSTLR; from the coding sequence ATGGCTTCCGATGCAGAATCCACCCACGACCAAACCATCATGGACCTCACGGCGACTCCGTGCGCCATCTGTGGCCCATCTACGCGCGACGAAGTGATGGTCGGCTGTGACGGATGCTCGGGATGGTTCCACATCCGTTGCGTGGGCATCGAGGAGGGCAAACTGCCGAAGAAGTGGTACTGCCAAAACAAGGCCTGCCAGGAGAAGGCCCAGGAGTACCAGCAGAAGCAGAAAGACGCCAAGAAGCAGGCTCGCACCCGGAAAAACGGCAACGAGTCTGACAAATCCAGCGTCAGCTCTCGCCTAGTTTCGTCTAGCGTGGAAGCGAAGGTGCGAGCGCTAGAAGAGAAGCAGAAGCGACAGTACGAGGAGATGGAGGCGGAGCTACTGCTGCAGAAAAAGGAAAGGGAGATGCAGCGTGCGTTCGAGCAGCGAAAGACGGAGTTGGAGCTGCAGATGCGcgctgaagaagaagaagaacaaagggCATGGCGAGTGGAGATGCTCCAGAAGAAGAAGGAGCAGATTCAGCGGCTGAAGGCGAACAGAGAACCGTCCTTTGAGATGCAAATGGCGGCCATGGATGAGGAGCTAGCGGAACTTTCGAGTCAAAAGTCGAAGCCGGCGCCGAAAGTAGTCAAGGACGTTTCGCGAGCGAGTCCTTCCGGCAAAATCAACAAAAACGTGTTGAAGCGGGGAAAGGCGAACGTGAAGAAGCCAACGCGAGACTACGAGAGCACCGACGGGGAAGACGAGGGCGACGAAAGCTCCGACGATTCCGATCTGTCAACCCAGAGTTCGGATTCTCCCATGGAAGCCAGGGCGAGAAAAAGCGTTCCAAGGAAGACGTGCAAGAAAGTGGGCAGTGTCAGCCAAAACGGGCTGGGGAAGCAGCAGACCGGACCGACGAAGGCCCAGCTGGCCGCGAGGATGGGGTTAACGTACAAACTCCCAAAATTCTCCGGCAAACCAGCGCAATGGCCATTGTTCTACGCGGCCTACAAAGTGTCCAACGATGTCTGCGGTTACATGAACCACGAGAACTTGATGCGCCTACAGGAAGCCCTGGAAGGCGACGCTCTCGAGCTGGTGTCCGGGCAGTTGCTACTTCCCGAAACCATTCCGCAGGTCATCGAGAAGCTGCGACGGCACTTCGGCCGCCCGGAACAACTGCTTCAATGCCTGCTGGACAAGGTGAATCGGCTGGAACCCCCGAGGCCGGACAATCTGAGGAGTTTTGTTCCATTCGGAAACACAGTGGAGCAACTCTGCGGCCATCTGGAGGCAGCGGATCTACGGCAACACCTCGTCAACCCGCTGCTGATAAAGTCGCTGGTTGCCAAGCTGCCGGATCGGGAAAAGCGTGAGTGGGTTCATTACCGGCGAGGTCGAGGGGAAACAACCTTGAGGACGCTGACGGATTTCCTGATGGACATCGTGGCAGATGCCTGCGAAGCTAATGTTGACGCGGAGTTCAACCCACCGCCATCGTCCGAATCAGATTCCCAATCCGAAGAGGAGAGTTCGAATGAGGCTGGGCTATACTGTCACTGCGAAGCCAGCAGTTCGACCTACAACACAAGTGAAGAGAGTAAGCTGAAACCGTGCAAGATGTGCCAATCCAAGGATCATCGTCTGCAGCACTGCGCGGATTTCAAGAAGTTGCGGTACGATGAGCGTTTGAAGCTGGTGACGCACGAGAAGTTATGCCATGTCTGCCTCAACGAGCACGACGGGCAGTGCAAATTGAAAATCCGCTGCAACATCGGCGACTGCAGAGAGTTCCACAACTCACTCATGCATCCGGTCGGAAACACGGTCGGGCTGAGTGCACCCATAAGGACAAACTGCACGGTCTTGTTCCGGATCGTTCCGGTACAGCTGCACTGCGGAGGCAGAACAGTTTCCGTGTTGGCGTTCCTGGACGAAGGAGCATCCGTCACGCTAGTGGAGAAAAAGCTCGCCGACCGTCTGGGCGCGGTCGGAgtacaagagcgattgaccatccGGTGGACGGGAAACACGTCGAGAGtggaggattcccgaagaatGAGTCTGTGGGCGTCGGGAACAGGCGCTGCTGCCGGCGGTAAGATGCTGTTGCACACAGTGCACACGGTGGACAAATTGATGCTGCCACATCAAAGGTTGGATTCTGAGGAGTTTGCAGCACAGTACGAGCACATGCGAGGGCTGCCCATCGAATCGTACGACGGACAACCGCAGTTGCTGATTGGTGTGAACAACATCCACGCGTTCGTACCGGTAGAAGCTAAGGTGGGTACGCCAATGGAACCGATTGCTGTTTGCACCAAACTAGGATGGACGGTCTATGGGCCGCGACAACAAACCCCAGCGGCGGCCGACAACTATCTCGGTTACCACCGGCAGGTAACAAACGAGGATCTGCCACCCGAGAGTTATTTTGCGTCGAAAGAATCAGTGGTGACAATTTCACGGGGCACCGTAGCGAAGAAATGGGCCCAGCGAATAAGAGAGCGAACCACCCAACTCGTCGGCGATCGCTGCGAAGCCGAATCGCTGTCGAAGACCCGGAGACAAGAAATTACAACGTGTCGTCATCCGGACAGATCTGGAAAAATCGCCACGAACATGGCGGTTCTCGTCCCGAACGCAAGAAGACAGGCTGAACAACAAAATAGGCGGGTTCGAAATCCGAAACGGGATGATCAACTCGCCGGAAGCTCGACGGTGCCTGGAAAAGGCAAAACCGACGACACCGACGCATTTGATAGCGAAGGAGAGAGTCCTAGGAGCGATCAGGGATCCAAGTGGGGATCAGCGTTTTCGGCTCGCTTTTCGACGAGGCACCGCGGCGAGTTGTTGCCGCAGCTGTACGAGGAAAAGCGGCCGTCGAGAAAGCTCGTCGCAAGTGGCGCAAAACCAGAGGAAGTCAAAATCGATGGGCGAAAGGAGAAGTGTGTGGTGATGCGCGCGCTCGATGAGGGGCGCAAATTGTCGGGCGAAATTCTGCCAACGACACTAGCGGAAGCGGCTGGCAGTGGTTCAATTCAGCAGGCGGTCGACGAGTGCAATTATTCGTGGTCGACGGGAAACCCCGGAAGTGTTCTAGATGGATCTTCAACGTTGCGGTAA